Proteins encoded by one window of Chelatococcus sp. YT9:
- a CDS encoding DEAD/DEAH box helicase, producing MTPFEVLNEVKRRSAEAVIAQSGLAHEGLRRHLRTLLGGDNPAIGAMLQEPVLEGAHPFVTAAATMAALAGPLLHPDLVAALDSLPAGHDYRFPRTRKPFLHQADAWRLLAEAEPQSVLVTSGTGSGKTECFLFPILSDLVTQAQGRREPLEGVQAIMLYPLNALIESQRERLSAWTQPFGGRVRYCLYNGDLPRAAKESERRRTPEEVIDRERLRASPPPLLVTNITMLEYMLARAEDRPIIDASQGKLKWIVLDEAHSLVGAAAAEIALLLRRVMLAFSVKPEEVRFVATSATIGSGENVRQQLQRFLADVAGIPDDRVHVIEGRRRMPRRPEGAHVRSPVDIRAAEPAVLYDILGRDPNTWRLVEWLFDGSVALADFDAPAKTYGVDAADLIFAMSRAARNPADMEEERLAPIRLHAFERAVPGIWSCINPACSQRPPDWPFGRILPERADECPSCGAPVLEVVSCFECGEAFLQGVEAGPRLAAPLRNPPRDEFAFDSARENDGGPEDADDAEDDAAQQEDVPAWDRLFAANPTPAARGFWLDEKAGWRVADGPGDGGLSLRYEEHHGPRVCPHCSPTGRQGPELIRPLRFGAPFILGNAAPILLEGVEPAKAEAGEKLPSAGRRLLSFTDTLSYVPPEDPVVSTRDVAWQSLPVPELGRYRCSREGLVYYSNRGGPGGSGYAICLQCGRAEADSDNRGLSSPLPALVDHKPLRYRKGQDLCPGNDKPFSIKRNLALGLEITTDVFELQPRHTLRRAGANALVIALREALAQELGVEADEMGFAVGQSQNALGAPAVSLFLFDRAAGGAGFAVSFEHLMRPVIRRAEQILDCETPGCEKACAACVLTSDAPGGKDELDRTAALAFLRTHLKFPDELGPDERFVDGAGLSLAPLDEIDRELRLSARSTLTVFLPDRSNPAAFQDWPLAAELLDWRKRGHGTQLALAPALLATLTPAEKLGLRDFALQHNVGLATAEAPAFPNGAHALAIVDTEGDSSRIWATREAEPRVPGPAWGRPIGHPVVRGSASIAMSFAAVDLDALLPPPGAQLRQIGTELDCDLATFGTRASKIIVELLMKCGSWPKAGIAQAVYRDSYVSSPLVTRLLIDTMKQIFSQSGATEAALVIETRSPRPKDVRGDPWQIWHDWRDAADQKAVIELFGKQRGVRVSLRQMDVPHGRYLDIDFADGSTATIVLDQGFGAWAPPRQVTVRYDFAIDATTQVRRLATVNAILERRGVGKTYFVATSGKT from the coding sequence ATGACACCATTCGAGGTTCTGAATGAAGTAAAGCGGCGAAGCGCCGAGGCGGTGATTGCGCAATCGGGGCTTGCGCATGAAGGGCTCCGGCGGCATTTGCGCACCCTCCTTGGCGGCGACAATCCGGCGATCGGCGCCATGCTTCAGGAGCCGGTGCTCGAAGGCGCGCACCCGTTCGTCACTGCCGCCGCGACGATGGCGGCGCTCGCTGGCCCCCTCCTGCACCCTGACCTGGTGGCGGCGTTGGACAGTCTGCCCGCGGGCCACGACTATCGCTTTCCGCGCACCCGCAAGCCATTCCTCCACCAGGCCGATGCCTGGCGCCTGCTTGCGGAAGCCGAACCCCAGTCGGTGTTGGTCACCTCGGGCACGGGATCCGGAAAAACGGAATGCTTTCTCTTTCCGATCCTGAGCGACCTGGTCACGCAGGCGCAGGGGCGACGCGAGCCGCTCGAAGGCGTGCAGGCGATTATGCTCTATCCCCTCAATGCGCTGATCGAGAGCCAGCGCGAACGACTCTCTGCCTGGACGCAGCCTTTCGGCGGCAGGGTTCGCTATTGCCTCTACAATGGCGATTTGCCGCGCGCCGCAAAGGAGTCGGAACGCCGCCGCACGCCGGAAGAGGTCATCGACCGGGAGCGGCTGCGCGCCAGCCCGCCGCCGCTTCTTGTCACCAACATCACCATGCTTGAATACATGCTGGCCCGCGCCGAAGACCGGCCGATTATCGACGCCTCGCAGGGCAAGTTGAAATGGATCGTGCTCGACGAGGCCCATTCGTTGGTCGGTGCGGCGGCGGCCGAAATCGCGTTGCTACTGCGGCGCGTCATGCTCGCCTTTTCCGTGAAGCCGGAAGAGGTTCGCTTCGTCGCCACCTCGGCCACCATTGGCTCGGGCGAGAATGTGCGCCAGCAGCTTCAGCGCTTCCTCGCCGACGTCGCCGGCATTCCGGACGATCGCGTCCACGTCATCGAGGGGCGGCGCCGGATGCCGCGGCGCCCTGAGGGCGCTCACGTCCGTTCGCCTGTCGACATCCGCGCCGCAGAGCCGGCCGTGCTTTACGATATTCTCGGCCGCGACCCGAACACGTGGCGGCTCGTCGAGTGGTTGTTCGATGGCAGCGTGGCACTCGCGGACTTTGACGCGCCCGCGAAGACATACGGTGTCGATGCGGCCGATCTCATCTTTGCGATGTCGCGCGCGGCGCGGAATCCTGCCGATATGGAGGAAGAACGTCTCGCGCCGATCCGGCTTCATGCCTTTGAGCGCGCCGTTCCCGGCATTTGGAGCTGCATCAATCCGGCCTGCTCGCAAAGGCCGCCGGACTGGCCCTTTGGCCGCATCCTCCCGGAGCGCGCCGACGAATGCCCATCCTGCGGCGCGCCGGTCCTGGAGGTGGTCAGCTGTTTTGAATGCGGTGAGGCCTTCCTGCAGGGGGTCGAGGCAGGTCCACGCCTGGCGGCGCCGCTGCGCAATCCGCCGCGGGATGAGTTCGCCTTCGACAGCGCCCGCGAGAACGATGGTGGGCCGGAAGATGCGGATGACGCCGAAGACGACGCAGCGCAACAGGAGGACGTCCCCGCCTGGGACCGCCTTTTTGCAGCCAATCCGACCCCAGCCGCCCGGGGTTTCTGGCTCGACGAAAAGGCCGGCTGGCGCGTTGCCGACGGGCCAGGCGATGGTGGGCTGTCGCTCCGGTACGAGGAGCACCACGGACCGCGCGTTTGCCCGCACTGCAGCCCGACGGGACGCCAAGGTCCCGAGCTGATCCGGCCGCTCCGCTTCGGCGCGCCCTTCATCCTCGGTAACGCGGCCCCGATCCTGCTCGAAGGTGTAGAGCCCGCCAAGGCTGAGGCAGGTGAGAAGCTTCCTTCCGCAGGGCGCCGACTGCTCTCCTTTACCGATACCCTCTCCTACGTTCCACCGGAAGATCCGGTTGTCTCCACGCGTGATGTGGCGTGGCAAAGTCTACCAGTGCCTGAGCTCGGGCGTTACCGGTGCAGCCGCGAGGGCCTGGTCTACTATTCCAATCGCGGCGGGCCGGGCGGCTCCGGCTACGCGATCTGTCTCCAGTGCGGCCGGGCCGAAGCCGATAGCGACAATCGCGGGCTGTCGTCACCCCTGCCGGCGCTCGTCGACCACAAGCCGCTGCGTTACCGGAAGGGCCAAGACCTGTGCCCGGGCAACGACAAGCCTTTCAGCATCAAGCGTAACCTCGCGCTCGGCCTGGAAATCACAACCGACGTCTTCGAACTTCAGCCGCGGCACACGTTGCGCCGGGCCGGCGCCAATGCGCTCGTGATCGCGCTGCGGGAGGCGCTTGCCCAGGAACTCGGCGTCGAGGCTGACGAAATGGGCTTCGCCGTCGGCCAGAGCCAGAATGCGCTCGGGGCACCGGCCGTGTCTTTGTTCCTATTCGATCGGGCCGCCGGCGGCGCCGGCTTCGCGGTGTCGTTTGAGCATCTGATGCGCCCGGTCATCCGCCGCGCCGAGCAGATACTCGATTGCGAAACGCCCGGATGTGAAAAGGCTTGCGCGGCATGTGTGCTCACCTCCGACGCGCCTGGCGGCAAGGATGAGCTCGACCGAACCGCAGCGCTGGCATTTCTTCGGACGCATCTCAAATTCCCGGACGAGCTCGGCCCGGACGAGCGCTTCGTCGATGGCGCTGGCCTGTCCCTCGCGCCGCTCGACGAGATTGACCGTGAACTCCGCCTTTCCGCACGTTCGACCCTGACTGTCTTCCTGCCCGACCGGAGCAACCCCGCCGCCTTCCAGGATTGGCCCCTCGCCGCAGAACTGCTGGATTGGCGGAAGCGTGGTCATGGTACGCAGCTCGCACTCGCGCCGGCGCTCCTCGCTACACTTACCCCGGCGGAAAAGCTCGGCCTTCGTGACTTCGCGTTGCAACACAATGTTGGGCTCGCCACGGCAGAGGCACCGGCGTTTCCGAACGGCGCGCATGCGCTGGCGATAGTCGATACCGAAGGGGACTCCAGCCGAATCTGGGCGACGCGCGAGGCCGAGCCACGCGTCCCCGGCCCTGCGTGGGGACGTCCCATCGGCCACCCCGTCGTCAGAGGAAGCGCGTCGATCGCTATGTCATTCGCTGCAGTGGACCTGGACGCGCTCCTTCCGCCTCCGGGGGCGCAGCTACGCCAGATCGGCACGGAACTCGACTGCGATCTTGCCACGTTTGGCACCCGCGCATCCAAGATCATCGTCGAACTGCTGATGAAATGCGGCAGCTGGCCGAAAGCGGGCATCGCACAGGCAGTCTACCGGGACTCTTATGTGTCCTCGCCTTTGGTGACGCGCCTGCTGATCGACACGATGAAGCAGATCTTCTCACAGTCTGGCGCTACGGAGGCCGCCCTCGTCATTGAGACTCGTTCACCGCGTCCCAAAGACGTACGCGGAGATCCTTGGCAAATTTGGCACGATTGGCGCGACGCTGCCGATCAGAAAGCGGTCATCGAATTGTTCGGCAAGCAGCGCGGCGTTCGGGTTTCCCTGCGTCAAATGGATGTGCCGCATGGCCGCTACCTCGATATCGATTTCGCCGACGGCAGTACCGCGACGATCGTGCTGGATCAAGGATTCGGCGCTTGGGCGCCACCCCGGCAAGTTACTGTTCGCTACGACTTTGCGATCGATGCCACGACCCAGGTAAGGCGGCTGGCAACGGTGAACGCCATTCTTGAACGACGCGGGGTTGGTAAAACCTATTTCGTCGCAACGTCAGGTAAGACGTAA
- a CDS encoding site-specific integrase, whose translation MPKLTKRVVDAAAVREKDYVIWDDELPGFGLRVFASGKRSYVLQYRAAGRSRRYTIGLHGVWTPETARQEAKIQLGRIANGDNPAEERQLDHKAITVKELCNLYLNDLEAGLILGKGGRPKKSTTIGTDTGRIHRHIIPLIGTRRVKDLTKADINKVLKDIMAGKTRVSVKTKKLRGKAIVRGGAGTATRTVGLLGGILTYAVEAGIIERNPAHGIKKPKDNVRNRRLTEAEYRTLGQMLREAATIEKYVVTVDIIRQIALTGCRRSEIIGLMWSEADTDGSCLRLKDSKEGVSIRPVGLPVVEFLEERRKSTTGTYVFSGQDEDNAFGSFPNHWEQIFKDSPLSDVTPHVLRHSFASIANDLGFTEVTIAALVGHAKGSVTSKYIHALDTALIMAADTIAGYIQGLLDGIEFKQTAYALDRDSRKAQLARFLLKAVGGQAAENEGEERLAA comes from the coding sequence GTGCCTAAGCTCACGAAAAGGGTCGTCGATGCGGCTGCGGTGCGCGAGAAGGATTACGTCATCTGGGATGACGAGCTGCCCGGATTTGGCCTTCGCGTGTTCGCTTCCGGCAAGCGCAGCTACGTCCTTCAGTATCGAGCTGCCGGTCGTTCGCGACGCTACACCATCGGGCTGCATGGCGTATGGACGCCAGAGACAGCGCGACAGGAAGCCAAAATCCAGTTGGGCCGAATTGCGAACGGAGACAATCCCGCTGAGGAGCGCCAACTCGACCACAAGGCGATTACCGTCAAGGAGTTGTGCAACCTCTATCTCAACGATCTCGAGGCTGGCCTCATCCTTGGTAAGGGCGGTCGTCCAAAGAAGTCGACGACAATTGGAACAGACACTGGCCGAATCCACCGGCACATCATCCCGCTCATCGGCACGCGGCGGGTCAAAGATCTCACAAAGGCCGACATCAACAAGGTCCTGAAGGACATCATGGCCGGAAAGACGCGGGTTTCGGTCAAGACCAAGAAGCTGCGCGGAAAGGCGATCGTCCGCGGTGGCGCGGGAACGGCGACCCGCACTGTCGGTCTCCTCGGTGGCATCCTCACCTATGCCGTCGAGGCCGGCATTATCGAGCGCAATCCGGCGCACGGCATCAAGAAGCCCAAGGACAATGTCCGGAACCGCCGCCTTACAGAGGCGGAGTATCGCACGCTCGGGCAGATGCTGCGCGAGGCGGCGACGATCGAAAAGTACGTCGTCACCGTCGATATCATCCGGCAGATTGCGCTCACCGGCTGCCGCCGCAGCGAGATCATCGGTCTCATGTGGAGCGAGGCAGATACGGACGGAAGTTGCCTGCGCCTGAAGGACAGCAAGGAAGGCGTGTCCATCCGCCCGGTGGGCTTGCCAGTGGTCGAGTTTCTGGAGGAACGGCGCAAGAGTACGACGGGCACGTATGTCTTCTCCGGACAGGACGAGGACAACGCCTTCGGCAGCTTCCCAAACCACTGGGAGCAAATATTCAAGGACTCGCCGTTGTCGGACGTGACACCTCATGTGTTGCGCCATAGCTTTGCCAGCATCGCAAACGATCTGGGGTTCACCGAAGTCACGATCGCCGCCTTGGTCGGGCACGCCAAAGGCTCCGTGACAAGCAAGTACATTCACGCGCTCGATACCGCCCTCATCATGGCTGCGGACACGATCGCGGGATACATCCAAGGTCTTCTCGACGGTATCGAGTTTAAGCAGACGGCCTATGCACTCGATCGGGATTCCCGGAAAGCGCAGCTCGCCCGTTTCCTCCTCAAAGCCGTTGGCGGGCAAGCTGCTGAGAACGAAGGAGAGGAACGCCTTGCTGCCTAG
- a CDS encoding MBL fold metallo-hydrolase has translation MSPTNKHLFSRRGFCLCCVVATGAAATGGWLTPSEAFAQARNLVDVFRDEAAKARITVHKARDNVSVLEGSGGNIGLITGSDGKVFIDAGITGTRPRIIEAANRLSKEPVTTLINTHWHFDHTDGNEWLSQEGASIIAQSNTHKRLLATQRVEDWDFTFNPAALAAIPTDVFDTEKQLKRNGKTISLKHYGPAHTDSDISVVIGESNILQCGDTFWNGLYPFIDYSTGGNINGMIAAAEANLATADNDTIVISGHGKPLGNKAELIAYRDMLVAIRDNVARLKKGSGSVDEVIAARPTAAFGAI, from the coding sequence ATGTCACCGACGAATAAACACCTCTTTTCAAGGCGCGGCTTCTGCCTCTGTTGTGTCGTTGCCACCGGTGCCGCCGCGACCGGGGGATGGCTGACCCCTTCCGAGGCCTTCGCCCAGGCAAGGAACCTGGTCGACGTCTTCCGGGACGAGGCCGCAAAGGCCAGGATCACGGTCCACAAGGCCCGCGACAATGTGAGTGTGCTCGAAGGCTCGGGCGGCAATATCGGCCTCATCACCGGATCGGACGGCAAGGTCTTCATCGATGCCGGCATTACCGGGACGCGGCCACGCATCATCGAGGCCGCCAATCGGCTGAGCAAAGAGCCCGTCACCACGCTCATCAATACCCATTGGCACTTCGACCACACCGACGGCAACGAATGGCTGAGCCAGGAAGGGGCGTCCATCATCGCCCAGTCCAACACTCACAAGCGTTTGCTCGCCACGCAGAGGGTCGAGGATTGGGACTTCACGTTCAACCCGGCGGCGCTCGCCGCGATCCCTACGGACGTGTTCGACACTGAAAAGCAGCTCAAGCGGAACGGGAAGACGATCTCGCTGAAGCATTACGGCCCGGCGCATACCGACAGCGACATTTCGGTCGTTATCGGGGAGTCGAATATCCTTCAATGCGGCGACACCTTCTGGAACGGTCTTTACCCCTTCATCGACTATTCGACCGGCGGCAACATCAACGGCATGATCGCCGCGGCGGAAGCTAACCTCGCCACCGCCGACAATGACACCATCGTCATTTCCGGCCACGGCAAGCCTCTCGGCAACAAGGCCGAACTGATTGCCTATCGCGACATGCTGGTCGCGATCCGCGACAACGTCGCCCGGCTGAAGAAGGGCAGCGGCTCGGTCGACGAGGTCATTGCCGCCCGGCCGACCGCTGCCTTCGGAGCAATTTAA
- a CDS encoding L-dopachrome tautomerase-related protein, with product MSTIAPVLAAAGLLIASPLASVASAAESAGATLPAEATIGSLEQVFAFESGPMPTGMTVSHDGRIFVNFPRWGDDVPYTVGEIRDGKVVAYPDAAINKADTSKPGSSLLSVQSVVVDPANRLWILDTAAPEFAAPIAGGAKLVAVDLATNKVVKTIVFPDGVILPSTYVNDVRFDLSAGKEGVAYITDSSVTGPGGIIVVDLATGEAWRKLTGHSSTSPDPAFIPVVEGERMAIRLKGEPPAPFAVASDGIAISADGKTLFYCPLSSRHMYSVPTALLLDREAGDAALAAAVVDLGEKGASDGMETDDKGRVYAGDYERNSIRQRQPDGEWKTIAHDPRILWPDTLSVGTDGYLYFTANQLQRQPQFHEGRDLRQHPYSLFRVKIDAGPVLLK from the coding sequence ATGAGCACCATCGCCCCCGTGCTGGCGGCTGCCGGCCTCCTGATCGCCTCGCCCCTCGCTTCCGTGGCATCCGCCGCGGAAAGTGCGGGCGCAACACTTCCCGCGGAGGCGACGATCGGCAGCCTCGAACAGGTATTCGCGTTCGAGAGCGGCCCCATGCCGACCGGGATGACGGTGTCGCATGACGGGCGGATCTTCGTGAACTTCCCGCGCTGGGGCGACGACGTGCCCTATACCGTCGGCGAGATCCGCGACGGCAAGGTCGTGGCCTATCCCGATGCCGCCATCAACAAGGCCGACACGTCGAAGCCGGGCAGTTCGCTGCTCAGCGTGCAGAGCGTGGTCGTCGATCCCGCAAACCGGCTGTGGATCCTCGACACGGCCGCGCCAGAATTCGCCGCCCCGATCGCCGGTGGCGCCAAGCTGGTCGCCGTCGATCTCGCCACCAACAAGGTGGTCAAGACCATCGTCTTTCCCGACGGGGTCATCCTCCCCTCGACCTATGTGAACGATGTCCGCTTCGATCTCTCCGCCGGCAAGGAAGGCGTCGCCTACATCACCGACTCCTCGGTGACCGGTCCCGGCGGCATCATCGTGGTCGACCTCGCGACCGGCGAAGCTTGGCGCAAGCTGACCGGGCACTCCTCGACCTCGCCCGATCCCGCCTTCATTCCGGTGGTTGAGGGCGAACGGATGGCGATCCGCCTGAAGGGCGAACCGCCAGCTCCGTTTGCCGTCGCCTCCGACGGCATCGCCATTTCGGCCGATGGTAAGACGCTGTTCTACTGCCCGCTGTCGAGCCGGCACATGTACTCCGTGCCCACCGCCCTCCTGCTCGACCGCGAGGCCGGTGACGCCGCGCTCGCCGCCGCCGTCGTCGACCTCGGCGAGAAGGGCGCGTCGGACGGCATGGAGACCGACGACAAGGGCCGCGTCTATGCCGGCGACTATGAGCGCAACAGCATTCGCCAGCGCCAGCCCGACGGCGAGTGGAAGACCATCGCGCATGATCCGCGCATTCTCTGGCCGGACACGCTCTCCGTCGGCACCGACGGCTACCTCTATTTTACTGCCAATCAGCTGCAGCGCCAGCCGCAGTTTCATGAAGGCCGGGATCTTCGCCAGCATCCATACAGCCTGTTCCGCGTGAAGATCGACGCCGGCCCCGTACTACTGAAGTGA
- the rclC gene encoding reactive chlorine resistance membrane protein RclC translates to MSFVIGIAGMKIAIAIIFLWIGALKFAPYEADSITPFVASSPFMSFFYTDPADYKAHLTREGELDPVKRAWQVSNNTYGFSRGLGTVELIIGTMVVIGLWNRKIGLVGAFLAFGTPFVTLSFLVTTPEAWVPALGDAQHRFPYLSGAGRLVVKDVALLAGAWLVLVVTARELLADATSIEGLRPTQR, encoded by the coding sequence ATGTCGTTCGTGATCGGGATTGCCGGAATGAAGATCGCCATTGCGATCATCTTCCTCTGGATCGGCGCGCTGAAATTCGCGCCCTACGAGGCCGACAGCATCACGCCCTTCGTGGCCAGCAGCCCGTTCATGTCGTTCTTCTACACCGATCCGGCGGACTATAAGGCGCACCTCACCCGCGAGGGGGAACTCGATCCGGTCAAGCGTGCGTGGCAGGTGTCGAACAACACCTATGGCTTCTCGCGCGGCCTTGGCACGGTGGAACTGATTATCGGCACTATGGTCGTGATAGGGCTATGGAACCGGAAGATCGGCCTTGTCGGAGCGTTTCTCGCCTTCGGCACGCCCTTCGTGACACTCTCTTTCCTTGTGACCACGCCCGAGGCATGGGTGCCAGCGCTCGGCGATGCGCAGCACAGATTCCCCTATCTCTCAGGAGCCGGGCGGCTGGTCGTGAAGGACGTCGCGCTGCTGGCGGGCGCGTGGCTAGTCCTTGTCGTCACCGCGCGGGAACTTCTGGCCGACGCCACCTCAATCGAAGGCCTCCGTCCGACGCAGCGCTGA
- a CDS encoding cupin domain-containing protein: MTATLSPAAGAFGQTLPAPTLSEPPAVTEAPGRGIIPGVSGHMAVAPTLYELDKQTVEQISPLVQRQYLSGAQSTFVKWTVKKGGVFALHHHSYEQITWITQGRCEVYSQGRKFTMTAGTVLVIPPNVPHEFVCTEDTIDIDFFAPARQDWLDGATSAAAPR; the protein is encoded by the coding sequence ATGACCGCCACACTGTCGCCGGCAGCCGGCGCCTTCGGCCAGACCTTGCCGGCGCCGACGCTCTCGGAACCGCCCGCCGTGACCGAGGCTCCGGGGCGGGGAATCATTCCCGGCGTCAGCGGCCATATGGCGGTTGCACCGACCCTGTACGAACTTGACAAGCAGACCGTCGAACAGATCTCTCCGCTCGTCCAGCGGCAGTATCTCAGCGGTGCGCAGTCCACCTTCGTGAAGTGGACGGTGAAGAAGGGCGGCGTCTTCGCGCTTCATCACCACAGCTATGAGCAGATCACCTGGATCACTCAGGGGCGTTGCGAGGTCTATTCGCAGGGGCGGAAGTTCACCATGACGGCTGGCACCGTACTGGTGATCCCGCCAAACGTGCCGCACGAATTTGTCTGCACGGAAGATACGATCGACATCGATTTCTTTGCGCCCGCGCGCCAGGACTGGCTCGACGGAGCAACCTCGGCCGCGGCGCCGCGCTAG
- a CDS encoding cupin domain-containing protein, whose amino-acid sequence MSDDTFTGRFDVRAVAAALPETSDTLLVDTYLTDREAASARVFRVYKGTPPHYHATCDEYLYVLSGRGTFWMGNESTKAEFEPGHLLFFQRGTVHALPEILAEPLVFLSVDTPRREPTDIIFVNPTDGTPATFMARNAKG is encoded by the coding sequence ATGTCAGATGACACGTTCACCGGTCGCTTTGACGTCCGTGCGGTGGCGGCGGCGCTGCCGGAGACCTCGGATACGCTTCTCGTCGACACGTACCTGACCGACCGCGAGGCCGCGAGCGCGCGCGTTTTCCGCGTCTACAAAGGCACGCCGCCACATTATCACGCGACATGCGACGAATATCTCTACGTCCTATCAGGCCGCGGAACGTTCTGGATGGGTAATGAGAGCACCAAAGCCGAGTTCGAGCCGGGACATTTATTGTTTTTTCAGCGCGGAACGGTTCACGCCCTGCCGGAAATCCTGGCCGAGCCCCTGGTTTTCCTGTCCGTCGATACGCCGCGACGCGAGCCCACCGACATCATCTTCGTCAATCCGACGGACGGCACGCCAGCGACCTTTATGGCGCGCAACGCCAAAGGATGA